A single genomic interval of Zingiber officinale cultivar Zhangliang chromosome 4A, Zo_v1.1, whole genome shotgun sequence harbors:
- the LOC121969270 gene encoding NAC domain-containing protein 48-like yields the protein MNGGDLQLPHGFRFHPTDEELVKHYLCRKCDGLPIAVPIVTELDLYKFNPWQLPEMALYGEKEWYFFSPRDRKYPNGSRPNRAAGSGYWKATGADKPVGSPKPVAIKKALVFYSGKAPKGEKTNWIMHEYRLADVDRTARKKNSLRLDDWVLCRIYNKKGGSAASDQRGSKMAGSRTIRPGPSSSPEDQKPILMAPPAHVPAELVYSFAPSADSMPRLHADSSCSEHVLSPEQLACEREVQSQPRWRPSEWDRPFGLSTASNSVFNQVEPGLFPPTGSSDPFQDILVYLGKPF from the exons ATGAACGGAGGGGATCTGCAGTTGCCCCACGGGTTCCGTTTCCACCCCACCGACGAGGAGCTCGTCAAGCACTACCTCTGCCGGAAGTGCGACGGCCTCCCCATCGCCGTCCCCATCGTCACCGAGCTCGACCTTTACAAATTTAACCCATGGCAGCTCCCTG AGATGGCGTTATACGGGGAAAAGGAGTGGTATTTTTTCTCGCCCAGGGACCGGAAATACCCGAACGGCTCGAGGCCGAACCGGGCGGCTGGGTCGGGTTACTGGAAGGCGACCGGGGCGGATAAGCCGGTGGGATCGCCGAAGCCGGTGGCCATCAAGAAGGCGCTGGTGTTCTACTCCGGCAAGGCGCCCAAGGGCGAGAAGACTAACTGGATCATGCACGAGTACCGGCTCGCCGACGTCGACCGGACCGCCCGCAAGAAGAACTCACTCAGG TTGGATGATTGGGTGTTGTGCCGAATCTACAACAAGAAAGGCGGCAGCGCCGCGTCGGACCAGAGGGGGTCGAAGATGGCCGGTTCGAGGACTATCCGGCCCGGCCCATCGTCCAGTCCGGAGGACCAGAAGCCCATCCTAATGGCCCCGCCGGCGCACGTGCCGGCGGAGCTTGTGTACAGCTTCGCGCCGTCGGCCGACTCGATGCCGAGGCTCCACGCGGACTCGAGTTGCTCGGAGCACGTGCTGTCGCCGGAGCAGCTGGCGTGCGAGCGGGAGGTGCAGAGCCAGCCGCGGTGGCGGCCCAGCGAATGGGACCGGCCGTTTGGCCTCTCGACCGCCTCCAATTCGGTCTTCAACCAGGTCGAACCGGGTCTATTCCCCCCGACCGGGTCCAGCGACCCCTTTCAGGACATCCTCGTCTATCTAGGAAAACCCTTTTGA